The genomic interval TTGTCTCATTCCTTTCTTTCTCcggaaaaacaaataataataaataattcgtAGCTAGAACCAGGGACAgtcttttatctctttctttgttACAATGCACAAGATAAACCTTTGGTTGAACTTCCATCAAGCTCAGAATGCTCATTGTTTTACTTCCATCATACCTAGCTAGGTTCTTCCATGtgacaaaaataccctaacAATATCATCTTTATTTAATAGAACAACTAAtgtattattaattctattacTAATACATCATAACACTTGTTACACAACTGAAGGCTGGAAAGAGCCTCCCATGGGGCATGGCACCCAAGTGAGGTGGTAAGTACATGGAACTTATTATTGATCAACACTGAATACTAACCAAAAACACACATAAAAACCTAATAAAACAACACCACATATAGATAAAAGCTAAGAATAATATTGAAGTGATGAGCAACTGCTGCtgagtaatttatttatttcttctttttgtttcttggtgggtgattaatttattttgcatgAGGCCGAACACGAACTTTTAAGGCAGCTTTTGAAGCTGGGGACATTGAACGATATGTTGTGTTATGCCATTTAGAAGCTTTCTCTAGCTTGAATTTGGTCACAATGTTGTGAAGGAAAACCAGCATCGCCAGCCTCGCATACTCCCTTCCAGGACACATTCGAGGTCCTCCTCCGAAAGGTGTGAATGTGTACGACGGAGGCCCGCTTCCTTCGAATCTCGAAGGATCGAACTCTTCTGGATTTGGGAAATATTCTGGATTCTTGTGCGTTGAATGCATTGACCAGAGTGCCTAGAACAAAATTAAGATACTTTAAACCCattcttttaaaatttcaatatatatattgttattataaatGTATGGTCAATTCAATGTCACAGTAAAATATGAAATAGGTGTCTTAGTTTTGGGGGCATATGATTAAGTGATTAATACTGATTATATTATATGACAAATAATTACCTTCCATCCCTTAGGAATGGTGTAACCGGCGAAGGTAAAGTCGTTGGTGACTTCTCTAAAGGTTTCCTGAGTAGGCGACGACAGCCTCAGCGATTCTCGCACCACATTCCATGAGAATTTCATTTTCTCTACATCTTCCCACGTCAGTGGCTCTTCCGACGCTTTACTTTTCGCAATCTCCATTTGCTCTGTAATTAATTAACGCCCCCTCTCCCCCCCAAAATATTAGTGATATTGTATACATgcacatttttattttgagtgtttgCCATATTAACATACAGAAAGACAAAACTACCAAAATCCACCGCTCCCTCATCATATTAGTTTCCTTTTCTATATattgcaaataaaatttaaaaaaaaaataaagttttcacCTTTGTAGACGGCATCATAGACATGGGGAAGCTCAGCAAGAAAGTACAAGAGCATGGCCACAGCCGCACCGGGGGAATCGTAACTGGCGAGCAGCATCCCGGCCATGCTATTCGTCACCACTGTCTCGTTTACCCTCTCGTCGATTCCTAATTTATCCGACGCCTGCAGCATCAGGGACAGGAAATCTTGCCGGCCAGAATCCTCCTTCCCCGACGAGAGCTCTACGCGTCTCTCCCTAACGATGTCCAGAAGCTCCTTCCGCATTTTCTTCCCCCCTCTGATGGCGCCGTTGTATGCCGTCCCAGGAAAATCCACTGGCACGGCGAGCATGCCGGAGGCGACGAGGTTGAAAGGCTCCACTAGGGTTTTTATCCGTTTCGGATCGTCGATGTTCATTAACAACCGGCATCccaattttaaagtttatttcTTCAGGAGGGGAACAACTTTGAGGTCTTTGTTGGGAACCCACTCGTCGTCTATATGTTCACGGGCCGTGGAGTCCATTATCGGGATGTATTGCCGGAGAGCTTCTGGCTTGAGTATGTCGTGGAAGAAGGTGCGCTGCAGAATAGTCACGTCTTTAATGACGTGGCCGACGGAGGAAGGGAAGAGGATCGCCTTTATCATGGAGCGAGGCAACCACGAGGTAAAGAGCTTGTTCTCgttggagaagaagaactttTTGGCTGCCGGGCCGCAGAAGACGGCCATGTTTTCGCCGAACAAGGAGGTCTGGAAGACCTCCGACGAGGGGAACTTGGCGAGCTTCTTGTTTATGAATTTCTCGGGGCCGGAAATGGCGAAGTCAGCGTGGTCGCCGACTAGTGGCCACCCGGTTGAACCAGGTGGAAGCTTATAATTGGATCTTCCATTGTTGTTGCTCTTCCGAAgcagaaagatgaagaagaatgaagcGAAGAGGACGCCGAGGTAGAGAGAAATGGTGAAGAAATCCATTAATTTTGATTGAGAGTTGCTGTGAGTGTTTTCAAGAGGCTCAGCGATCGAATGgacatatagagagagagagagagagagagagagcttgctTGCAGCAGCTATCGTCAgcaattaaactatatatatatatatatatcgctGCAAGTAAGTGTGTATTTTGCACAAAAttacaagaaatattttttaaatattgaaaaataataataattacccattgataaaaatattaaataacaattttatctttcattctctttttgtatctttctttcttacttctttctcctctaatttaattaaaaataaaaataaaagcaaaaggGGTGATTGCCAAccactaaattttttgaatagaAAGAAATATAGAGAACATCATTGTCGCTCCTCTTGCCAtccaataaaaaaagaaaaaaagaaattaaagtgaGACTTCAAAATGTGAAAGGGAGCTCAAAATGTCAATAGAAGATTATGATTCTTCCACCTCCAAGAGTTACTATCTTATAAGAAATATCTTGCacataattaatgaaaaatatctcatgagataaattaataataattatctactatattataatataattaatataaatattttattaaatattatgatatttatatgatgaaataatcaaattaaatagaaaatcaaaaaatttaataagataattgattacttataattctatttgatttagaaaatatgaaagataATTACAAAAGAGTTTTGATGAAAGActattttactattataaagaaagaatttggtcctcttGGCCAATACAAAAAACTAAGTACAGTCATATTTTACATTCATCATTACGGTTAAGgttaaggaaaagaaaaatagattctAGTGTTTTCATATTCGACTAGAAATTTGATTTACGACTTAATTTTTGATGAATCTAAGTAGGtgtttaattattgaattatgtgaattacataaattttatgatttatgagcataatatttaattatgtattattaattGTACATATAGTATTATACCTGtgacatttcaaaattttagaaataaataataattattaattctgaaattttagatttattagtaatttataaaatatttatgggctagagaaatttaaagaaatatattaaatttattgtattctcGAATGTGGAAGCAATCGAAAGTTTgtggaatttttagaatttaggttattattaagtgtttaagataaataaaatattataaatattaatatatttatatataaaataaaataatagaataataagTTATATTATATAACTTATTATTATATAGAGAAATTCTATTGGCAACCCGCGAAATTACTCAATATAACCCGTTGTTTTAATTCCTCAACTACCCTTCATTAAAAAGCCTTTATTACCCTTACCTAACTACTTTTTTTCAACTACTTTCTTAACTCTTCGCAACCCAATCTCTCATcactttcattaaatttttacgAACGTTTCTGATTTTAAGTTTCGCAGCCCCATCTCCGATCACTTTCACTAAACATTTGCGAAGGTTTCTGATTCTAATCACTTATAGCGATTACCTTCTTCTTGTTTCtgttaattttaacttttctctaTGGATGATTATATCCAAAAATTGATGAGATGGAAAGAGTtttatggagaagatgatgagcaCCAGATCGTGCATAATGAGCAGGTGGACTACAATGAATCACACCAGCAGCACGTCTACAATGAATCACACCAGCAGCACGTCAATATTCTGGTAATGTATTTTAGATTGATGCATGATGCTGAGAATCACTACATGAATGGCTAACTGATGCTGAGAATTACTACATGAATGGCGGCTAAGCTTCCGACACATTACAGTCGGGGATACCCAGGTTCCCTGACTGTAACTTTTCGGGGAACCCGAGCTTCCCCGACGCATTCCAGTCGAGCATACATAGCATCCCCGACCAGTCAGGGAAGTTGGGTATGCCAGACTGGAATACGTCGGGAAAGCTCGGGTTCCCCGAAGAGTTACAGTCGGGGAAGCTCGGCTTCCCCGACTCTTAGCCGTCGGGAACCCTTGGGTTCCCCGACTCGAGAAAGTAGGGAACCAGAACGTTCCCCGACAGCTGCGAGTCGGGGAACCCTCGGGTTCCCGACTCGTTACAGTCGGGAAACCTCGGGTTCCCCGACTCGCAGCTGTCGGGGAACGCTTGGGTTCCCGACTCGTTACAATCGGGAACCCAAGCGTTCCCCGACAGATGCGAGTCGGGGAACGCTTGGATTCCCGACTGTAACGAGTCGGTAACCCGAGGGTTCCCGAACCCGAGGGTGATCTCTGTTTTTTTTCGAATGGCCCGAACCCGATTTCATTatccattttgttatttttaattcatatatttttattcatattttggttaaagcacaacccatttttaatttatgtatcctatttttgttttgataatagggatttgatcatcaaaatttagagaattttgAGAATGAGAATGGCGTATCGTTTGATGCTAGTCAAACTTTTGTTACGAATCAGATTTTCA from Diospyros lotus cultivar Yz01 chromosome 8, ASM1463336v1, whole genome shotgun sequence carries:
- the LOC127807233 gene encoding beta-amyrin 6-beta-monooxygenase; the encoded protein is MKFSWNVVRESLRLSSPTQETFREVTNDFTFAGYTIPKGWKALWSMHSTHKNPEYFPNPEEFDPSRFEGSGPPSYTFTPFGGGPRMCPGREYARLAMLVFLHNIVTKFKLEKASKWHNTTYRSMSPASKAALKVRVRPHAK